In Anomaloglossus baeobatrachus isolate aAnoBae1 chromosome 3, aAnoBae1.hap1, whole genome shotgun sequence, one genomic interval encodes:
- the LOC142296260 gene encoding syncytin-1-like, translating into MNEEIEEGQLGDGAAEMSIAIDKEPYCMPFQFYRTVTTDLEDSWCLYDETLRFVSVVMALLNEYQFELPKGIYIVCGEKAYRWIPKGAEGTCTLARLEPATWVWNEEDFPYKNIPQHMLAKRDTDTNSDKQTQKHLFSTPWYAQAGMVLTGPLGVMLGTMSNAQMIQELGDIFDNVTDLLFDAINIDSAYTEQLIIITNQHSMVLDYLTASSGGFCQVVGPSCRHFINPEGLMQVTHDINQAERLKKGFKEANALGELPFPSWLSWLNPLNLFKGVGGWITGIIHYVIQGAFIILVIAVLIKVFVMLVKKILGANCNCFSGKYKLKKGKVVDTESLQTQVMMTIMTTKRCRCIICNRETLVDLTDCTYCGSPVKLIDQKMQENQQKENFNTV; encoded by the coding sequence ATGAATGAGGAAATTGAAGAAGGGCAATTGGGTGATGGAGCAGCAGAAATGTCAATAGCCATTGACAAGGAACCATACTGTATGCCTTTTCAATTTTATAGAACAGTTACCACTGACTTAGAAGATTCTTGGTGTTTGTATGATGAGACTTTGCGATTTGTATCAGTGGTAATGGCACTACTAAATGAGTATCAGTTTGAACTTCCAAAAGGTATTtacattgtttgtggggaaaaGGCTTATAGATGGATCCCTAAGGGGGCAGAAGGAACTTGTACATTGGCGAGATTAGAACCTGCAACCTGGGTATGGAATGAGGAAGATTTCCCATATAAAAATATTCCTCAACATATGCTTGCAAAACGTGATACTGACACAAATTCTGATAAACAGACACAGAAACATTTATTCAGTACTCCATGGTATGCCCAAGCGGGAATGGTATTAACAGGTCCATTGGGAGTAATGTTGGGAACAATGAGTAATGCCCAAATGATTCAAGAACTAGGAGATATTTTTGATAACGTGACTGATCTATTATTTGATGCAATAAATATAGATTCAGCCTACACAGAACAGCTCATTATCATTACCAATCAACACTCGATGGTACTTGATTATCTCACTGCTTCTAGTGGAGGCTTCTGTCAGGTGGTGGGACCTTCATGTCGTCACTTCATAAACCCTGAAGGACTGATGCAGGTTACACATGACATAAACCAAGCAGAGAGATTGAAAAAGGGATTTAAGGAGGCCAATGCACTAGGTGAATTGCCCTTTCCTTCATGGCTCTCATGGTTAAACCCACTGAACTTATTCAAAGGTGTGGGTGGATGGATCACTGGGATAATACATTATGTGATTCAAGGAGCATTTATAATATTGGTAATTGCAGTGCTGATAAAGGTATTTGTAATGCTTGTGaagaaaattctaggagctaattGTAACTGTTTTTCAGGAAAATACAAACTCAAAAAGGGAAAGGTTGTCGATACTGAATCCCTCCAAACCCAAGTAATGATGACCATAATGaccacaaagagatgcagatgCATAATATGCAACAGGGAGACCTTGGTGGACTTGACAGACTGTACCTACTGTGGAAGTCCTGTGAAATTGATTGACCAAAAGATGCAAGAAAATCAACAAAAAGAGAACTTTAATACTGTGTAA